Sequence from the Symbiopectobacterium purcellii genome:
GCATGTTACTGACTAAACGGGCACTTCGGTGCCCGTTTTCATTTTTCGCCCCCACAGGAGAAGAATCGTTTCACTTAACGAAAATTAAACAAACCCATGTCTTAAATTATTTAATTTTATGATTGTTATCCCAGCTAAAATAGGCTTACTCCGTACAATGATTATTAGTATGACTATAACTATTGAGGAGTAGCGATATGCAGATCAAAGGTATTGCACCACAAGCCCTCGCCGCTTATGGAATCCGCGATGTCAGCGAGATTGTCTACAATCCGAGTTATGAAGTACTTTTCCAGGAGGAGGTTGCTCCCGACCTGGAGGGATATGAACGCGGTCGAGAAACTAAACTGGGCGCTATCGCCGTCGACACCGGCGTTTTTACCGGTCGTTCGCCCAAAGATAAATATATCGTTCGTGATGACACCTCACGTGAACACGTGTGGTGGTCGGATCAAGGCAAAGGCAAGAACGATAACCACCCCATGACGCAAGAAGTCTGGAGTCACCTGAAACAGTTGGTGACCGAGCAACTGTCTGGCAAACGTCTGTTTGTCATCGATGCCTTCTGCGGTGCCAACCCCGATACCCGCCTCAAAGTGCGTTTTATCACTGAGGTTGCCTGGCAGGCCCACTTCGTCAAAAACATGTTTATTCGCCCACAAGAGGATGAACTCACACAATTTGAGCCCGATTTCATCGTGATGAACGGGGCGAAATGTACCAATCCGCAATGGCAGGAGCAGGGGCTAAACTCAGAGAATTTTGTCGCGTTCAACCTGACGGAGCGGATCCAACTGATCGGCGGCACCTGGTACGGCGGCGAAATGAAAAAAGGGATGTTCTCTATCATGAACTACCTGCTGCCGCTCAAAGGCATCGCCTCTATGCACTGCTCTGCCAACGTCGGTGAAAAAGGGGATGTGGCCATCTTCTTCGGCCTGTCCGGCACCGGAAAAACCACGCTGTCCACCGATCCGAAGCGCCAGTTGATTGGCGACGACGAGCACGGCTGGGATGATGACGGCGTGTTCAACTTTGAAGGTGGCTGCTACGCAAAAACCATCAAGCTGTCGAAAGAAGCGGAACCGGATATTTACGGTGCCATCAAACGCGATGCGCTGCTGGAGAATGTCACGGTACGGGAAGATGGCAGCGTGGATTTCAACGATGGCAGTAAAACGGAGAACACCCGCGTCTCCTATCCCATTTACCACATTCATAACATCGTCAAACCGGTTTCCAAAGCGGGACACGCCCGTAAGGTGATCTTCCTGACGGCCGATGCCTTCGGCGTGCTGCCGCCGGTATCACGCCTTACGCCCGACCAGACACAGTATCATTTCCTGTCCGGCTTCACCGCCAAACTGGCAGGCACAGAGCGCGGGATCACCGAGCCTACCCCAACGTTTTCCGCCTGCTTTGGTGCGGCGTTTCTGTCGCTCCATCCCACACGTTATGCCGAAGTGCTGGTAAAACGCATGAAAGCCGCGGGTGCACAGGCCTATCTGGTCAACACTGGCTGGAACGGTTCGGGAAAACGCATCTCAATTAAAGACACCCGTGCCATCATTGATGCCATTCTGAATGGCAGCATTGATGATGCCGAAATGCATACGTTGCCGATCTTCAATCTGGCTATCCCGCGCTCACTGCCCGGCGTCGATGTTCAGATTCTGGATCCACGCAACACTTACGCCAGCCGGGCGAAGTGGCAAGAGAAAGCCGAAGATTTGGCGCAGCGTTTCTGCACCAACTTCGACAAATATACCGATACCCCTGCCGGTCAGGCGCTGGTGAGCGCCGGGCCAGAAATTGGGGCGGAAATCACGCCATAAAACGCAAAAGCGCGGGCAAGCCCGCGCTTTTTTTCTTCTGCGTTAACCGCCCTGTTTCACCCTTCTGACGTCTCTTTTTCAACCGTTGACGGCCCTTCTTTAGACTGCTCGTAGGGTAAAGGCAAATAAGCGCGCACGCACAGCCCTCCACGCTCGCTGGTGCCCACGTCTAACGCTCCGTCATGCGCATCAATGATACGCTGCACGATTGCCAGCCCTAATCCTGTACCGCTGGTAGTACGCGCGCTGTCGCCGCGCACAAACGGTTGGAATAGATGCGCCAACTGAGCAGGATCGATACCGGGACCATCATCCTCCACCTGGAACCAGACGCGTTGCAGTTCTCGTCCGCTGCTCACCTTGATCCAACCATTACCATAGCGCGTAGCATTGACCACCAGATTCAGCGCCGCGCGTTTGATGGAGAGCGGGCTGATACGAACCATCAGTTCACCGTCGGAGAAATCGCTGTCAATCTGGCGCTCATAGCCGCTCTCAGCCGCCACAACTTCGCCCAGAATACTGTTGAGATCCGCCGCTTCCATCTGCATCTCCTGACCGGTACGCAGATAGTCGATAAACTGTTCGATAATGGCATTACACTCTTCAATATCCTTGTTGATGGACTCAGCCAGGTAGTCATCATCCTTGCTCATCATCTCGGTCGCCAGCCGGATACGTGTTAACGGCGTGCGTAAATCGTGGCTGACGCCCGCCATCAATAGCGTACGATCGTCAGCCAGCAGTTTGACTCCCGACGCCATCTGGTTAAAAGCGCACGTTACCGAGCGCACCTCGGAAGCACCATATTCACGCAACGCGGGCGGAATAATGCCTTTCCCCACTTGCAGCGCAGCATACTCCAGCTCCACCAGCGGCCGGTTTTGCAAACGAATAAACAGCCACGCCCCGCCGATGACGAGCAGCATAATCGCCAGCGTGTACCTGAATAGCGGAGAAAAATCGCCCTGATGGATTTCCGTCAGGGGCACCCTTACCCAGATATCGGGTGAAAGCCAGGTTTTCAACCACACCACGGGGGTATTTTTGCTGACTTCAACGCGTACATCCGTCGGGCCGCCAAGCTGCTGCGCCATTTGCTGGCTCAAAAACTTGTAGTGCTGCGCCCAACGCAGGCCACTTTCCTCCGCCGCGGCATTGGTATACAGGGAAATCCCCAGCTCGCGATAGATTTCACGCCGGAACGCCGGTGGCACTTCCAGCGAAGAGCCATCCTCCAGTTGCAGCCTGTCGGTCATCAGCATACGCACTTCGTAGGCCAAGACTTTGTTGAACTGCTGCAAGCTTGGCAAAATGGCGAAGTTGAGCACCACCAGATAGGTGGTGACCAGGCTGACAAACAACAGGGTAACAATCAGCAACAGCGTCCGGGCAAACGAACTGCGCGGAGAAAAGCGCCATCGTCTCATGCTTTACTGCCGTCCGGCACAAAGACGTATCCCAGGCCCCAGACGGTTTGGATATAGCGCGGATGCGCCGGATCTTCCTCCACCATGCGACGCAGCCGCGAGATCTGCACGTCGATGGAGCGTTCCATGGCGCTGTATTCACGACCACGCGCCAGGTTCATCAGTTTATCGCGAGATAATGGTTCACGCGGGTGGCTGACCAATGCTTTCAACACCGCAAACTCCCCGCTGGTCAACGGCATCGGCTCGTCATCGCGAAACATTTCGCGCGTGCCAAGGTTAAGCTTGAACCTGCCAAAGGCGATCACCGCTTCTTCCTGTGAGGGCGCCCCCGGCAACTCGTTCGCCTGACGGCGCAGCACAGCTCGGATGCGCGCCAGCAGCTCACGCGGGTTAAACGGTTTAGGAATGTAGTCATCAGCGCCAATTTCCAGGCCAACGATACGATCCACCTCTTCCCCTTTCGCCGTCACCATAATGATGGGCATCGGGTTGCTTTGGCTGCGCAGGCGGCGGCAAATCGAGAGGCCATCTTCGCCCGGCAACATCAGGTCCAGCACCATCAGGTGAAAGGACTCACGCGTCAGTAAACGATCCATCTGTTCAGCATTGGCTACGCTACGTACTTGAAAACCTTGCTCCGTCAGGTAACGCTCCAGCAGTGCGCGCAGGCGCATATCATCATCTACTACCAGAATTTTATAATTTTCTTGCATTTTCATTCTCCAAAAGCGTAATCGCTGCCGATGCCCGTATTGTTCAAAAACCTATGAATTACTGACAGTCGTTTCTGGTATATATTGCAGGCAAAATTGTTACAAAGCATAATAAAATAGGGATTAATCAATCATTTCCTTCATTTTACAAGCGCAATCGCCTTAGGATGTAGCAACGCCTATACTGCTCACAGTGTATCAACGCCGCGCTATGCGTACTCGTAATAACCGATGATGGCTGCAAACGATGAAAACCGATCTTATCACCCGTGAAGGTTACGACATGCTCTACAAAGAGCTTAACTATCTTTGGAAAGAACGTCGTCCAGAAATTACAGAAAAAGTGGCTTGGGCGGCAAGTTTAGGCGATCGCAGTGAAAATGCCGACTACCAATATAACAAGCGGCTGTTGCGCGAAATAGACCGCCGGGTACGCTACTTGCGCAAACGTCTGGAAATCGTTCGTGTCGTCGATTACTCCCCTCAGCAAGAAGGCAAAGTGTTCTTCGGTGCCTGGGTTGAAGTAGAAAACGAGCAAGGCGACCAGATGCGCTTTCGCATCGTTGGCCCTGATGAGATCTATGGGCGTAAAGACTATATTTCAATCGACGCCCCCATGGCGCGGGCATTGCTGAAAAAAGAACGCGACGAAGAGGTGAAAGTAAAAACACCTTCGGGCGAAAAAACGTGGTACGTAAACCAGATAACCTATAATGCACCCGCCGAGTGATCGCCCGGCCGCGTATTTACCCACACCGTCACCACGGTGTTACAGGTTGCAGGGGTGACATCAACGGATATTGCAGGCCAATTTTGACCACGCGGTGCTGATAAGGTAGACATCACGCGTCAGCATTTCGAACTCCAGAATATCATTTTCTCCGATCATCGAGAAAGCATCATCGGGTGCATTGTCCTCCGGGTTTTTATCCAGTGCGACATTCTTGACCAACAGGCGATTTTCATTCCAGACGGAGTCAAAACTGAACGTGCGCTGTATGGTCCGGGGAATATCATCTTCACCGATAAACACACCATCAATAAAAATTAATGCACGATTTTTATCGCTTAAATAAACATTGACATCATATTCTTTCCTTATTTTATATTTTTCATTCCCCTCACTGACCCTCACCTCGCCACAACAAATCACCGGCTTGTGAAAAGACTGACGTTTAAAATAATAGGGCCCCACTAATAGAACCACCACCAATAATAACAGGCTAAACCATACCATTTTATTGCCAAGATTATTTTTCAACATAGGTCGTACATCCTTTTCCGCGTTTGCTACATGCAATGATGATGCGATTTTTTTTCATTCCTAAACTGTGCAACGGTATCGTCTTTGATGAAATAAACAAAACATGATCCTCACAGAGTTCCTGATAACCCGCGATCGAGTCGCGGTTGACCTCATCCTGTAATGCAAAAACATCACATTTATTAATCATATTGACTCTGACAAAAGGTCGATAAGGGAAACGACCAGAAAATGACACCATAATCAAAATAAATAGCAGAATCATGCCGATGATAAAAATAATCTTGGTCGTATAGCCTATCTGGAACCGATGAGACGTATTTTCTGGCGCAGCCAATCGGGGATTTACACCACGGGCCGGTTCGTTCATCGATGTCTTCCCCGTCGTGCGAACATCTGTTTGTTGTTTGGAATAGGCTTCAATGCTGTCGACATGAAAAACAATACCTGATTTCGGGACAGTGACAATAGCTTCCGCCAAGCCAAAATTACGTAATACCTTTCTAAGCAATGAGATATAATTATTGAGATTACTAATGGAAGGAGAAAGTGAATACTTTTCTAGTGCCTCTCGCAGCAACAATTCACGGCTTAATGTAACCCCCGGATTATCAATCAGAGTAGCGAGTATGCGTGCAATAGGCGCGCTCAATGAAATAGCTTCACCTTCACGATCGCGCCAAGATAAAGTTCCCTCTCCATCATTGAAAATGATGGTTTGATTAATCAAGTAGGCCATAAAAACCTCTGGGATAAGCAAGTATTATTTTAAAAATAACCTAACCCTATTGATGATATGTTTATTTACACGAAGCATAGGAAATGGAAATCCTGCGATATATATCTTAGATCGCTCATTAACGCCCATGAGAATATTGGTTTAAACAATACCTTTACGCCATACCTTTACACGACGACATAAAAAGAGTTGAGCCGTAGCATAAAAATTTGCTCGTTTATTGTCAAAGATTATTTAAAGCTGTTTTAGATTGTTATTTCCCATAAAAAATACAAGCACGTTTTTTGAAAGAAAATACGAGTAACCCTATGCCAATCGAAGATAAACAAAAAAAATAAAAAAACACTAACCTCTTGAACATAGTGAACATCGAAAATGAATAGGGCCACGCTCTTCGCCGTAAGGTGATACATTAAACCTATTAAAATCATATCAATTCAAGCTTTAGCCTATAAATAATAAAAACAAATTTTACGATTTGAAAAAAGAGGTTACCTGTAAATACTGCGACAAATAATAACATAAGTAAACTATAGTCAGGAAGATTATTCAAAAAACAATACAAGCGCGGGTAAATCCCCGAGAGATGAAATCATCGTTGCGGTTGATCGCCTTGCCTAAGGTTTATTCTGCTGTCCGATCGCCGATTGAACATGATAATTGCGAATAATTTCGCAATTATCATGACCTGGTTGCCAATACGATGTGCTTATTACGCATGATGCACGCCATCGCGGGATTCCCCCTCCCCGAAAACCTTTCCTTATGTGTTATCGGCTTAAAGACTTCACGTTATAGGGAGAAGGTGCAGAAGCGCGGCCCACGCCAATAAAAATGAAAACGTGGCGGGGATAAGATTATTTTTGTGTTGACATAAATGTGTCACTTCGATCGCTTAATTTGGCCTCGAAGTGTCACGGGAGACTCGAATATGTTCAGCGTAGATGCCATCCTGCAAGACCTTGCACCACACCGTCAAACGCCATCCTGGCAGCGCTCTCTTCTACGCGCACTGCTGTTTGAGCGCGAAATGCAACAATTCGCCGAACGTTACCCCCATCTGAAAGGCCTGGATCTGGTCGAACAAATTCTGGACTATTTCAATTTCACCTGTGAAATGGTGGAGGGAGATTTAGAAAACATCCCTAGCCAAGGGCCGGTGGTGCTGGTCGCCAACCATCCGATCGGCTCACTGGATGGTCTGGCGCTGCTGCGCGCGGTGGCGAGCGTTCGCCCTGACGTGCGTATTTTAGCCAGCCAAGTACTCTCCTACATTACCCCGTTAAAAGGGGTGCTGCTCGCCGTCGATAACGTTAACAACCGCACCAAGCGTTCACAAATCAATGCGATACAGCAGCACCTCAGTCAGGAGGGTGCCATCATTCTGTTTCCGGCAGGCGAAGTGTCACGCGTTAGCCTACGAGGGATTCGCGATGGGCATTGGCACAGCGGTTTTATTCGCATGGCAAGCAAAGCCCGTGCGCCCGTCGTTCCCATTCACATCAGCGGGCGCAACAGCATCTTGTTCTACCTCTCTTCTTTACTCTACCGGCCACTCTCAACGCTGCTGTTGGTCCGAGAAATGTTTCAACAACGCAGCCAGAAGCTCAAAATCCGCATTGGCGCGCGCATTCCCTATGCCACCTGGAGCCACGGAGAGTGGAATGCCAACGATGTTGCAGCCCGTTTCCGCCGCCATGTCTATCGACTGGGCCTGGGTAAACCCGGTACTTTCCTGGGAGAAAAACCGATTGCTCTGGCGGAAGATCGCGCCGCGCTGAAGCACGCGTTAACCGTGTGTGAAACCTTAGGCACCACCCCTGACGGTAAGGTCGTTTACCTCTATCGGCGCGGTGAGGAGGGATATGTGCCGATTCTGCGCGAACTGGGGCGGTTGCGAGAAATCGCGTTCCGCGCCGTCGGAGAAGGCTCAGGCCAGCGGCGCGATCTGGACAGCTATGACGACGACTACCTGCATCTGATTTTATGGGATGAAAAGGAGTTGGAAATTGTCGGAGCCTACCGTTTCAGCCTACCGCGCAGCAAATTGCCCATAAAGGCGTTAACGGTCTTTATAGCCACAGCTTGTTTCAGTATGGGGCAGAGATGGATCCGATTCTGGCTCAGGGCATTGAATTGGGACGAAGCTTTATTCAGCCCAAATATTGGGGAAAACGTGGGCTCGACTATCTGTGGCTGGGGATTGGCGCCTATCTGGCCCGTTACCCGCAATATCGCTATCTGTTCGGTCCGGTGTCGCTTTCCGGCACCCTGCCACCGCACGCGCGGGATCTGCTGGTTGCCTTTTATCGCCTGTACTTCTCACCGAGTCAGCCAATGGCTACCTCACGTCGGCCTTATCCGGCCTCGTTGCCCGATGTGTTAAAACAGTTTGAAGGCACCGACTATCAACAAGATCTGACGCGGCTAAAAAGCATGCTCAACAACATGGGATGTGCGATTCCCACACTGTACAAGCAATATTCTGAGGTCTGTGAAACCGGCGGTGTACAGTTTATCGATTTCGGTATCGACCCTGATTTTAACAACTGCATCGATGGCCTGGTGCTGGTGGATATGACACAGCTCAAACCGTCTCGCTACCAGCGCTATGTGGCTCCCTTCCTACCGGAGCCGCAGCAGATTCCGCAAGAGCACGCGTAGCCATCGTTCTTCTTTGTTACCGCCATCCTCCGTTTTCACGGAGGATGGCTGACGCACTATTTCAACTGAGATGCGTAGTCCCGACGCGGTTGGCCGGTATAAATCTGGCAGGGACGATAGATTTTGGGTTCCTGAGTATGCAGTTCCTTCCAGTGGGCAATCCAGCCGATAGTGCGGCCTACCGCAGAAATAACCGGGAACATGGAGGGCGGCAGGCCCATGGCTTTCAGGATCACCGCCGTGTAGAAATCCACGCTCGGATAGAGCCGGTGCTCAAGGAAATAGGGATCGGTCATGGCGATATGTTCCAGTTCCATCGCCACTTGCATCAGATTATCTTTCGGCCCCATCTCATTGAGCACTTCATGGCAGGTTTTTCGCAGCACGGCCGCACGCGGGTCAAAATGGTGATACACCGAGTTACCAAAGCCCAGCAAACGGAACGAGTCGCGGCGATCTTTAGCCCGCGGGAACACGCTCAACGGTATTGATCTCTTCGAGCATGCGCATACAGGCTTCATTAGCACCGCCATGGTTGGGTCCCCACATGGTTGCCAGCCCGGCAGCAATGCGCGCAAAGGGGTTAGCGCCGGAGGAACCGGATGCTCTCACTGCGGTGGTAGAGGGACATTGGCCGTGATCGGCGTGCAGAATCAGCACCCGGTTCATTGCACGTTCCAGCACCGGGTTGACTTCATACTTTTCTGCCGGAACGGAAAACAGCATATGCAGGAAACTGCCAGTATAAGAGAGGCTGTTGCGCGGATAAGCCGCTGGTTGCTCAATGGAGAATTTATAGCTCATGGCGGCCAGCGTCGGCATCTTCGACAACAGGCGCAGCGCCGCCAGCTCGCGGTGCTCTTCGTTGTGAATATCCAGCACGTCGTGATAAAACGCCGCCAGCGCCCCAACCACGGCGCACATCAGCGCCATCGGGTGCGAGTCGCGACGAAACCCGCTGACCATACGCGAGATTTGCTCATGAATCATGGTATGCCGTGTGATGCTGTTGACAAACTGATCGTACTGTTCACGATTCGGCGCATCACCGTGCAGCATGATGTAACACACTTCGGTAAAATCACACTTCTCAGCCAGTTGCTCCACCGGGAACCCGCGATGCAGCAGCACGCTATTGGCAGCGTCAATGTAGGTGATGGCGGATTCACACCCGGCTGTGTTATTGAACCCCGGATCGTAGCTGCACAGCCCCTGCGCACCTAAAGGACGTACGTCTACGGCCTCTTTGCCCAACACGCCCGCGCGCACGTTGAGCGCAATGTTCTTTTTTCCTTCCATCGTCAGGATGGATTTCTTGACTGTCATTATTCTTTCTCCCGTCCGAATGCGCCTTTCACCAACATGACACCCCATAACGCGAATCTGCGCCGCATTACCGTAACACAGCCAGAGCACACTCCGTACCGCACCTTTCCTTAATACGCGAAAAAAGGCTTTAAATTCGAACAATTCGCTGAAAAATTGACATAGGTAAATTTTCTGAGAGGCCATAATGCCGACTGGCATTTTTGCTACGCAATCAGTATAACTGTCCCCGATTAGTTAACTCACCCCTTGATGATGATTGAATTCCGATTATGAATGATGCATTGAGCCAGATTATCGCCAGCGAATTGCAGGCGCGAAAGGAGCAGGTTGACGCCGCTGTACGCCTGCTGGACGAAGGGAACACCGTACCGTTCATCGCTCGTTACCGTAAGGAAGTGACTGGCGGGTTGGATGATACCCAACTGCGCCAGTTGGAAACCCGCCTCGGTTACTTGCGCGAATTGGAAGAACGGCGTCAGACCATTCTGAAATCGATCGAAGAGCAAGGAAAATTAACACCACCGTTAGTTTTGGCGATTAATGGCACCCTGAGTAAGACTGAACTGGAAGATCTCTACCTGCCGTACAAACCCAAACGTCGTACTCGTGGACAAATTGCCATCGAAGCCGGGCTGGAGCCGCTGGCAGACAGTCTGTGGCAAGACCCGAGCCAGGTGCCCGAAGAGGCGGCACTGGCCTATGTCGCCGAAGACAAAGGCGTTGCCGATGTCAAAGCCGCGCTGGACGGTGCACGCTACATTCTGATGGAGCGTTTCGCCGAAGATGCCGTCTTGCTGGCCAAGGTGCGTGACTACTTGTGGAAAAATGCTCATTTGGTGGCACGCGTGGTCGAAGGTAAAGAAGATGAAGGCGCGAAGTTCCGCGACTACTTTGCCCACCAAGAACCGATCGCCAGCGTGCCCTCGCACCGTGCATTGGCGATGTTTCGTGGCCGCAACGAAGGGGTGCTGCAACTCGCCCTGAACGCCGACCCACAGTTTGACGAGCCACCGCGCGAAAGCCACGGTGAACAGATCATCCTTTCACACCTGAATTTGCAGCTAAACAACGCCCCTGCCGACAACTGGCGCCGTGCGGTGATCAACTGGACCTGGCGTATCAAGGTGCTGTTGCATCTGGAAACCGAGCTGATGGGTACTGTGCGTGAAAAGGCCGAAGAAGAAGCCATCAATGTGTTTGCGCGCAACCTGCACGATCTGCTGATGGCCGCACCGGCCGGAATGCGAGCTACCATGGGGCTCGATCCGGGCCTGCGCACCGGCGTGAAAGTTGCGGTGGTGGATGCCACCGGAAAACTGGTTGCCACGGATACGATTTATCCGCATACCGGACAGGCCGCTAAGGCTGCGCCGATCATTGCGGCACTGTGCGTCAAACATCAGGTAGAGCTGGTGGCGATCGGCAATGGCACCGCATCACGTGAAACCGAACGTTTCTTCCTTGATACGCAAAAACAGTTCCCGGCAATTAAGGCTCAGAAAGTGATTGTCAGTGAAGCGGGTGCTTCAGTGTATTCAGCCTCCGAGCTGGCAGCGCTGGAATTCCCCAGTCTGGATGTTTCCCTGCGCGGTGCGGTTTCTATTGCCCGTCGCTTGCAAGATCCACTGGCAGAGCTGGTGAAGATCGATCCCAAATCCATCGGTGTCGGCCAATACCAACACGATGTGAGCCAGATTCAACTGGCGAAAAAGCTCGATGCAGTGGTAGAAGACTGCGTTAACGCCGTGGGTGTCGATCTGAATACGGCCTCGGTGGCGCTGCTGACGCGTGTTGCCGGCCTCAGTAAAATGATGGCGCAGAATATCGTCAACTGGCGTGATGAGAACGGGCGCTTTGACAACCGTCAGCAGTTGCTCAAGGTCAGTCGCCTGGGGCCAAAAGCGTTCGAACAGTGCGCCGGATTCCTGCGTATAAACCAGGGTGATAACCCACTGGATGCCTCGACGGTTCACCCGGAGGCCTACCCGGTGGTTGAACGCATTCTGGAAGCCACACGCCAGACGCTGCGCGATCTGATGGGTGATACAAGCGAGCTGCGCAAACTCAAGGCCGTGGATTTCACCGACGCACGCTTCGGTTTACCCACGGTGACGGATATCGTGAAAGAGCTGGAAAAACCTGGGCGCGATCCGCGGCCGGAGTTTAAAACCGCTGCGTTCGCCGAAGGGGTGGAAACGCTCAACGATCTGTTGCCGGGTATGGTGTTAGAAGGTGCGGTCACCAACGTCACCAACTTTGGCGCTTTCGTGGATATTGGCGTACATCAGGATGGTTTGGTGCACATCTCGTCGCTGTCCGATCGCTATGTCGACGATCCACACAAGGTGGTGAAAGCCGGGGATATCGTGAAGGTCAAAGTGTTGGAGGTCGATCTGCAACGTAAGCGCATCGCGCTGACCCTACGTCTCGATGAACAGCCGGGTGACACCACGTCACGCCGTAGCGCTAGCGGTGCTCAACGCAACACCGGATCTCGCCCTGCTAATCATACACCGCGTGCAAAACAGCCGCAGAGCGCAACAGGCAATAGCGCCATGAGCGATGCACTGGCCGCCGCATTTAAAAAACGTTAGGTTTTTGGTATACCCTACATACTTCGAGTTATAGGAAGGCGTCAAGCGAGGGGCAAATTTGTCTTGAGCAAATTTGAACAGCGCTTGCGCTGGCCCGAAGGGTGAATCTCAGGGATGAGATGCATTCACCCCGATGCGCTTACTTAGGTAAGTGATTCGTGTGAATGCGTGTAGCCAACGCACATGTCACTTGAAGTATGACGGGATAAGCAAAGGGAGCCATTGGCTCCCCTTGTAACGTTTGCTGGACTTCACTTATTTATACAGAACTGCCGTGCCGCGCAGTTGGTTGTCACCGGTAGCAGAAACGATACGGTAAGAAGAGGCACCTGCTGCCTGTGCTTTAGCGGCAACTTGCGATTCGAAACCGCTCAGCGTTTTAGCGCCACTGACGGAAACGGTACCGATCTGCTCTGCGGCGAAGGTGCCGAAAGAGAGAGAAGTCAGGGCCAATACTGCTGCAAAAGTTTTGATGTTTTTCATGATGCTAATCCTTATCTCTGTGGTTAGGTTGAAAGCGAAGTGCTTTCGATGGAGAGAAGAATAGCGCCACTGCTCGGTAATGGATAGCTAAGTGATTTGCTGTGGTAAGTCAATTTTTTTGAACAAATATCATTACTGATTTCGATTTGTTCTTCTGATGCTGTCTGCGGATGATGCCTGGCTACCCCACTACGATACCAACCCCGCGGGTAACCCTTGGTGATGAGTAAAAATGGTAGGTCAGGCCTGCTGTCACCCTATAATACCCGTTGGCAATACCCAACGCGTGGCCGCCAATATATCCCTGTTCCCCGGAAATCTGATCGGTAATTTGCGTCCGTCCCCGGCTCTCATCATATTTATTCCAACTCAGCGCGGTAAATACCTTGGCGCAAGATGCCAGATAATAGCCAATATCCACCAACACGGAATAATAACGCCCATCATTACCTTCATCGCGAAAGGTCAGTTGGCGAGAATAGTGCTCATCATTATCATACTGATAAAGCCCCCCCAGCGCCGTCCAGCTAAAACGCGTCTGTTGATAACCTGCAATCCCTCCCAGCCGATAAAAAGGCTGGCTCACAACCCAACCCTGAGCCTCTATATCAAACGCATTGGCGTGGTTCAGGCGACTATTGAGATGATGAGACCATTCACTCCAGTGCGTTTGATCGTCATAGAGCCAATCATAGTCATCCATTATTGCACTTCGCTCAGCGAGCGTTGTCCAGCCATGAGCAATTAATGTGATATATGGAGACATATCCCAATTAACCGCCATTGTCACGATCGGCGTTTGCTTTATTTTCCAATCCCGCTGACTGAGTTTATCGCCATTTTCCATGTAAACATTTTCGTGTGATTTTCCCTCTATCC
This genomic interval carries:
- a CDS encoding winged helix-turn-helix domain-containing protein, which translates into the protein MAYLINQTIIFNDGEGTLSWRDREGEAISLSAPIARILATLIDNPGVTLSRELLLREALEKYSLSPSISNLNNYISLLRKVLRNFGLAEAIVTVPKSGIVFHVDSIEAYSKQQTDVRTTGKTSMNEPARGVNPRLAAPENTSHRFQIGYTTKIIFIIGMILLFILIMVSFSGRFPYRPFVRVNMINKCDVFALQDEVNRDSIAGYQELCEDHVLFISSKTIPLHSLGMKKNRIIIACSKRGKGCTTYVEK
- a CDS encoding Tex family protein, which codes for MNDALSQIIASELQARKEQVDAAVRLLDEGNTVPFIARYRKEVTGGLDDTQLRQLETRLGYLRELEERRQTILKSIEEQGKLTPPLVLAINGTLSKTELEDLYLPYKPKRRTRGQIAIEAGLEPLADSLWQDPSQVPEEAALAYVAEDKGVADVKAALDGARYILMERFAEDAVLLAKVRDYLWKNAHLVARVVEGKEDEGAKFRDYFAHQEPIASVPSHRALAMFRGRNEGVLQLALNADPQFDEPPRESHGEQIILSHLNLQLNNAPADNWRRAVINWTWRIKVLLHLETELMGTVREKAEEEAINVFARNLHDLLMAAPAGMRATMGLDPGLRTGVKVAVVDATGKLVATDTIYPHTGQAAKAAPIIAALCVKHQVELVAIGNGTASRETERFFLDTQKQFPAIKAQKVIVSEAGASVYSASELAALEFPSLDVSLRGAVSIARRLQDPLAELVKIDPKSIGVGQYQHDVSQIQLAKKLDAVVEDCVNAVGVDLNTASVALLTRVAGLSKMMAQNIVNWRDENGRFDNRQQLLKVSRLGPKAFEQCAGFLRINQGDNPLDASTVHPEAYPVVERILEATRQTLRDLMGDTSELRKLKAVDFTDARFGLPTVTDIVKELEKPGRDPRPEFKTAAFAEGVETLNDLLPGMVLEGAVTNVTNFGAFVDIGVHQDGLVHISSLSDRYVDDPHKVVKAGDIVKVKVLEVDLQRKRIALTLRLDEQPGDTTSRRSASGAQRNTGSRPANHTPRAKQPQSATGNSAMSDALAAAFKKR
- a CDS encoding YdgH/BhsA/McbA-like domain containing protein; the protein is MKNIKTFAAVLALTSLSFGTFAAEQIGTVSVSGAKTLSGFESQVAAKAQAAGASSYRIVSATGDNQLRGTAVLYK
- a CDS encoding omptin family outer membrane protease; translated protein: MRMLFPIKIIYAIIKELFMQQRYVILCCVAGVMTLFLAQAENTVTTATTSGALGWIEGKSHENVYMENGDKLSQRDWKIKQTPIVTMAVNWDMSPYITLIAHGWTTLAERSAIMDDYDWLYDDQTHWSEWSHHLNSRLNHANAFDIEAQGWVVSQPFYRLGGIAGYQQTRFSWTALGGLYQYDNDEHYSRQLTFRDEGNDGRYYSVLVDIGYYLASCAKVFTALSWNKYDESRGRTQITDQISGEQGYIGGHALGIANGYYRVTAGLTYHFYSSPRVTRGVGIVVG